In Deltaproteobacteria bacterium, the sequence AGGGCCGCCATTTTGATGCTGTTCCAGAAAGCCGCGTACCCCCCCCCGCCTACATCGTTGAAGGCATAGTGTTTGAGGGTCCACAGTTGAGGATAGCGTTCGGGATTGGTGAAGGCATACGGCCAAATCTTCACCAGCGATGCCACTCCGGCCATGAAGACCATCGTCAGAATGAAGACGGCGATCAACGAGCAGATGGTTCCGAAAGCGGCGTCACGTGCCTGGTTGGTCTTGGGTGTGTAAGGGACGCTGCGCGCGGTGACAATGGCCGTGGCCCGGCGCTGGACGATGCGATCGGCGACAAACGCCAAAACCGTGGGGATGAGCAGAATGATGCTCACCGTAGCGCCCATGCCGAAGTTCTGCTGCCCGATGACCTGTTTGTAGATGTCCACCGCCAGAATATTGAACTGACCGCCCACCACTTTCGGAGCACCGAAGTCGGTGAACGACAACGTGAAGGCCACGAATATGGCGCTTAAAAGCCCGAATTTAATGCTGGGGATGGTGACCTTGAAAAATGTTTTCAAGGTCCCTGCGCCGAGGCTTTCCGAGGCTTCATACAGGCGTGCATCTGTGTTGGAAAGGGCCACCAGCAGGATCATGAAAGCCGGTGGAAAGGTGAAAACCACCTCTGCAATCACGATACCCGTCAGTCCGTAGAGGTGGATGTCCCAGGCGAGCCAGGGATACTTGTCGAAAAACCCGGTGGTGATCACCCCCTTGTTGCCGAACATGTACACCAGGGACAACCCATAGAGCATCGTGGGGGCAAAAAGCGGAATCATGGCCACGATGCGGAAAAAAGCCTTGCCGATCATCCTGGTCCTATGAATGCCGTAAGCGTAGACAAAGGCCAGGCTGACCGCGATGAACGTCGTGTAGAGGCCTACCCGTAGACTGTTCCAGACCGACTGCGCCAGGCCGGAGTCCACCATGTGCCGCGTTAGAAGCTCGATCGCCCCGAAGGCCTGGAAAGCCAGCAACAGCAGAATGGCTATGGTGAGCATGCCGTTCTGATTAAAGGGAACCTTGGGGCGGATCAACGTCCAGGCAAAAAAGCCGATGAGAACAATGGCCACCAGTATGTTGGCCAGGGCGACGAACGTCCTCTCCTGGGAGATGCCTTTCAGGCCGAAGTAGTCGAAAAAATTGACCAGGCCGATAAACCTTTTCAGCACCACCAGGTTTTCTCCCGCAGGGAGCCCCTTGCCGTCGATTAGCCATCCGCCCTCTTCCGTGCGCACGATCTCAATCGCGGCGACCGGCAGGGTCCTCGCACTGACGCTGTCGGGCTTGGCGCGGTGACAGACGACGCGTTGGATGCTGTCCTTGCCGAGTTCCACAAAAACGGACTCGGTTTCGCCATGATTCATTTTCAGTTCTACGGGTTTGTTGTTGATATAGAGAACCTTTTGCTTCCCCTCCTCCAACATGAAAAGAACCGTGTTGCCGGCCACATTCACCTGACCGCGGAAATCGTCCTCCAGTTTTTCCTGTTCCGTGGGTTCTTCTATTTTGACGACCACTTCCATGTGAGTGGCCCGTTCAACCACGGCCAGCAGAGGCAGCACGACCCCTACCATCAGCCAGAGGCAAGCCAGCGCTATCAGCAGCCGACGAACCCAGTCTTCACCGCTGGACCTTTTGGTCACCCGTTCCCTGCCGTTCCCTGCATCGATCGCCAAGTCTTTCATAAGGAGAGCGTTGTCCTTTATCCGAACAGGCGCGGCCGTTATCAGCCGGCGCGCTTGGTTTTGAACAGCAAAAGTCTTTCAGGCGGCAAATGGATGGGAAGTTCCATCTGGGTATGTGCCTGCAGGTACTCCATGGTTTCCACCTGGAGGTCCATGGTCAGACGCTGATCCATCGAGCCCCCGGCCTGATGCAACACCCTGAGGTAGAGGGTGTAGAGTGACCCCCGAAACTCGATGCGTTCCACCTTCGTATTGATGATGTTGACGTCGATGGAGTCATCGCGGATAACACGAATGTCTTCCGGCCGGATGGCGACAATAACACGGCGCCCCTGATAGTTGACAGCCCTTCCCTCGGCGGTCTGGAGAACATACTGGCCGAAAAATATCGAATCCGGGTCTTTTCCGGTGCAGTCCGAAATGAAGTTCATTTCCCCGATGAACCCGGCCACGAAGGTGTTTTGCGGGTTCTTGTACAGTTCGTTGGGGGTTGCGTATTGCATCAGGCTGCCGTCTTCGATGACAACGACACGGTCGGCCATGGTGAGCGCCTCTTCTTGGTCATGGGTCACCATGAGCGTCGTTACACCGAGTGTTTCCTGGATGCGGCGGATTTCCGTGCGCAGGTAAACCCGTACGCGCGCGTCCAGGGCCGAAAGCGGCTCGTCAAGCAGCAGAATTGCCGGACTGGGTGCCAGAGCCCTGGCAAGCGCCACGCGCTGCTGCTGACCGCCTGAAAGTTGTGCCGGGTATTTGAAAGCCTGTTCTTCGATGCCCACCAACTCAAGCATTTCCATGGCCCGCTGCGTTCTCTGGGTGGATGAAAATTGCTTTCTGCTGATCCCGTACATGACGTTGCCGATGATGTTTATGTTGGGAAAAAGCGCGTAGGATTGAAACACAATGCCCAGTTTGCGGTTGGCTACCGGCTCCCTGGAAACATCACGGCTGTCGATCCAAACGGATCCGGAATTCTGCTCCTCCAGACCGGCGATGACGCGCAGCAGCGTGGTCTTGCCGCAGCCGCTGGGGCCCAGCACAGATACGAATTCCCCCTGTCGGATGCCGACACTGATGTCTTTCAGTGCTGTGAACTGCCCGAACATTTTGGTGATATTGCGAACCTCTAGGAAATAAGCCTCATCGGGATCGATCTTGTCGGCGCCCAGGTCCATTTTGTCTTCTCCATCATGCGAAAAACATTCCGGCACCACCCGGAAAGCGGGTGGCGCCGGCGGTAGTCATCCCAACTGATCTTTAACTAATTTTTGGGAGCGCTTTTGCTGTCGTAGCGTGAAATCCACTTTTTTAGGATGGCCTTGCGATTTTTTGCGGCCCACATGAGATCGTTGTCGATCAGTACCGACATGGGATCGGACGGCCAGCCATCGGGTGCGTCGACTTTGATGTCGGTGGCCACGATGGGATAGACCTTGGCGTACATGGCCATGGCCTCATCACTGATGGCCCAGTCGAGGAAAGTCTTGGCGTCTTTCTTGATGCGGGGCTTCTTGATCAGGGCATTGGCTTCGACCTCATATCCGGATCCCTCGGCGGGAAAGGCCACCTCGACCGGTTCACCCTTGGCGCGCTGCTTGAAACCGCGGTAGGCAAAGGAGATGCCGATGGGAAATTCACCTTTTCCGGCCATTTTGGCCGGTTTGGAACCCGAATGGGTGTACATCGCAATGTTTTCATGCAGCTGATCCATATAGTCCCAGCCTTTTTCCTCGCCCATGATTTGAAGGATGGCTGATACCGTTAAAAATCCGGTTCCGGAAGAAGCCGGATTGGGCATGACTATGTACCCCTTGTACATCGGTTTCAGCAGGTCGGCATAGGATTTGGGCATGACCAGGCCCTTGCTTTTCATTTCGATGGTGTTGCCCACGATCCCGGTAACATACGCCTTGATGCCCACCCAGTGCACCGGATCGTTCACACCGTCTTTCATGCCTTTTTTTACTTTCTCGACACCTTTGGGGTTGTAGCCTTTGATCATCCCCAGATCGTCACACACCAGCAGGCTGGTGGCAGCGGTTCCCCAGACGACATCGGCAACAGGGTTGTCCTTCTCGGCCAGAAGCTTGGCCGTCACGATGCCCGTTGAATCGCGCGTGAGTTTGACATTGATGTCCGGGTGGGATTTCTGAAATGCCGGCAGGTACA encodes:
- a CDS encoding putative 2-aminoethylphosphonate ABC transporter substrate-binding protein — protein: MKGLAKAMKITLLTALTGVFLCSAAAAGDLNVYTALEDDELAVYLPAFQKSHPDINVKLTRDSTGIVTAKLLAEKDNPVADVVWGTAATSLLVCDDLGMIKGYNPKGVEKVKKGMKDGVNDPVHWVGIKAYVTGIVGNTIEMKSKGLVMPKSYADLLKPMYKGYIVMPNPASSGTGFLTVSAILQIMGEEKGWDYMDQLHENIAMYTHSGSKPAKMAGKGEFPIGISFAYRGFKQRAKGEPVEVAFPAEGSGYEVEANALIKKPRIKKDAKTFLDWAISDEAMAMYAKVYPIVATDIKVDAPDGWPSDPMSVLIDNDLMWAAKNRKAILKKWISRYDSKSAPKN
- a CDS encoding putative 2-aminoethylphosphonate ABC transporter permease subunit is translated as MKDLAIDAGNGRERVTKRSSGEDWVRRLLIALACLWLMVGVVLPLLAVVERATHMEVVVKIEEPTEQEKLEDDFRGQVNVAGNTVLFMLEEGKQKVLYINNKPVELKMNHGETESVFVELGKDSIQRVVCHRAKPDSVSARTLPVAAIEIVRTEEGGWLIDGKGLPAGENLVVLKRFIGLVNFFDYFGLKGISQERTFVALANILVAIVLIGFFAWTLIRPKVPFNQNGMLTIAILLLLAFQAFGAIELLTRHMVDSGLAQSVWNSLRVGLYTTFIAVSLAFVYAYGIHRTRMIGKAFFRIVAMIPLFAPTMLYGLSLVYMFGNKGVITTGFFDKYPWLAWDIHLYGLTGIVIAEVVFTFPPAFMILLVALSNTDARLYEASESLGAGTLKTFFKVTIPSIKFGLLSAIFVAFTLSFTDFGAPKVVGGQFNILAVDIYKQVIGQQNFGMGATVSIILLIPTVLAFVADRIVQRRATAIVTARSVPYTPKTNQARDAAFGTICSLIAVFILTMVFMAGVASLVKIWPYAFTNPERYPQLWTLKHYAFNDVGGGGYAAFWNSIKMAALTALCGAFITFTSAYLIDKTRGAVWLRRAAYFLSIVPLALPGLVIGIAYIFFFNKTYFNLPFTDFKLVSPFHFLYGTMAILVVCNIIHFYTVSFLTATTAIRQLDKEFESVAESMAVPFYKTFLKVTVPVCFPAILEIAVFYFVSSMATVSAVIFLYTSDTPLASVAVINMDDAGDTAPAAAMCMLIVLANVVVRGLAELVNRRFIKKTQGWRKR
- a CDS encoding ATP-binding cassette domain-containing protein, whose product is MDLGADKIDPDEAYFLEVRNITKMFGQFTALKDISVGIRQGEFVSVLGPSGCGKTTLLRVIAGLEEQNSGSVWIDSRDVSREPVANRKLGIVFQSYALFPNINIIGNVMYGISRKQFSSTQRTQRAMEMLELVGIEEQAFKYPAQLSGGQQQRVALARALAPSPAILLLDEPLSALDARVRVYLRTEIRRIQETLGVTTLMVTHDQEEALTMADRVVVIEDGSLMQYATPNELYKNPQNTFVAGFIGEMNFISDCTGKDPDSIFFGQYVLQTAEGRAVNYQGRRVIVAIRPEDIRVIRDDSIDVNIINTKVERIEFRGSLYTLYLRVLHQAGGSMDQRLTMDLQVETMEYLQAHTQMELPIHLPPERLLLFKTKRAG